Genomic window (Sphaeramia orbicularis chromosome 7, fSphaOr1.1, whole genome shotgun sequence):
tcatcatcatgatcatcatcatcacaatgaAAGAGCACTATCTTTGCCATTTGGTTTATGCAACACAAACTGGGCTGGCTCCAGCAGTGTAGAGCTCCCTCAATGCAGCTGGCTGTGCAATACCATTTGCATTTGTCAATAAATGTGGAAACCCCCAAGTTATATATAGGTTTTGTCTTAAAGCCATGTACCCAAGTGGTAACTAATGGACAATGCTGCACAGATTTAGCTGAAGCTGACACTATAAACACCTGACCCGATGAAGTACAAGGGAcagcatgttttcttttctgtttcaacACACAAAGGATCATAAActtgccattttttaaaaatagttttcTTTCTTAGTTTACTCTTTGTAATTATGTTACTAATTATTTGTAATTGTTGATCATTATTTGTAAGGGCAAAACATGAATTATTATCTTGTTTTATGTATTAAGTATATGTGTTATTTCAGATTACATGCCTGCCTGTTAAGTCCAGGTTGTACTAAATATATCATCAAACATAACAAGAAAACTTTTATTTGATGATGAGGGATTTGGATTACCTGAAAGAAGTACATGACATTATCTGACAAAAGCTGACAAGAATTAACAAGTCAACATCTAAAAGCTGTAAAATAAGTCATTTCTCTGTTCACATAGTGTATTTTCACAGTCTTATGTTAGAAATTCTTTTAATGTACAGTTACATTTGTCTTACAATAGCCCAACATCAAATGCTTCCAAGTGTTGTTTTTCTATTCCGCAAGTTTCTTTTCACTGTACTTGATCTGAATGGACTACACAGTATGTCAGCACACAAAACACCTGCACACGTCTTATGGAAATCCTCCTCTTGtgctcttactcttgtctttatCCCTATCTACCTCTGTGTGATGTATGATCTGTGACAATATTCCACTGTCTCATCTAATCTCTTGACATTCTTGCCTTAATTCCTGCCACTGGAACACATTggcaaatatctatctatctatctatctatctatctatctatctatctatctatctatctatctatctatctatatttatataattttttttttttttttttaatttttattttaattttttttggcttttatgtGCAGTGTGCCAAGCAAGCAAAAGGTGTGGATGGATAAAACTAGAAAGTgcaccaaaaaaacccaacttgtaTGTAAACTACCTCTATGGCTGTGTGTTAGTGATGGATTGAGATTATTTGTGCACAGAAACGTGTTATAACTTGAAAGACTTTAGTCCCTGTAGTCACATGTAACCAAGTTGCAGGTAGTTACATCTCGCTCATAAACTTTATTAGAACGATAAACATTGATTTTTCTCCGTTTTTATTTAACATCAATCAGCACATCTCGAGTCGCATTGCACTGACAGATGTGACCCAGAGCATTTGGAGAGCTTTGATTGGTTCTATTTATTGATTAACGTAGAATCTGAGCGTCCTTACGTACGAACTGCAACGTCACGTTTCTATTGGTTGTCGTTAATTAATGAAAGGAAACGGCTGTCATCTATTTAGATCACACATGTCTGGCACCCGGCGGCATGCTCAGAAATAGACGGAGGCAGTAGTCGGAAATGGATCCATACGCGTCTTCTCGGGTTGGACGTGTGTGCAGGTAAGACACATGAACAAAGTAGAAAACTAACCCTCATAGTCCACGGAGGTCTAACACTAGTGAGCTACGTTCACGAgtcgattaaaaaaaacaactatgacTTGATACGTGGAAGCCAAACAGAGTGGATTGTGTCTTTTAAGTtaattaatttcaataatttttcTTATGTACGGTACATTATATCTAGCGTAAACTGACACATTCGTCAACTATGAGCAGTTGTTAGAGTTTATGGTGGTATTTAATTTGCAGTTGCTTAAAGCTCTGATTTCGGACTGCACGTAAACAAACTTGCTTTTCGAGGGGAACGCGTAGATTTAATGTGTTCGCTAAAATGATCTATTAAATCTGATTACACGGTGTTTAGGCGTTTTAAAAAGACAACTGCAAgcgaagagggtttttttttttttttttagagactaGACTTGGTTCTTCGTGGATTTTgacaaacttcctgttattataTTCTCAGATTGACCCGATAAGATTAAGACTTCAGGTTAACTCTAATATGAAGTCTAAAAACCATGGACTTTTCATAGAAAATGCCAGCATGTTGTATGACTGCATATgactttgaaggaaaaaaaaagtaaaagtaatagATTTAGTAAGTGATACTGactctacctttttttttttttttttaaacaggtatTTCTTAAATGGCAATTGCAAATTCGGTCTAAGGTGTAAATATCTACATGAATCATCAGTGTTGCCATCAGTCCAGATATGCCAGTACTTTCAGAAGGGTACATGCTGGTATGGTGTGCACTGcaagtaagttttgtttttttttgttttttctttcccccCCAAGTTATAACCCACTACATGCATGTTGTGCACTTAAAGTtgagtttattcattcattcaattaatttttttttttttttgtatttgtagataccTCCATGTGGTTCAGAGAGAAGGTGCTGCTGCTGCCTCTGCTGCTGTGGGTAGAAGGAGCTCAGTGCCCAGCGTGTCCTCACCCAGTGTGGCTAGTGCTGTGCCAGACAGAAGAGGGTCAGAGCCAGCTCTGCCGCAGGCTGAGGCCACGTCCACACAGCAGTGCAACAGAGGAGTCCGGGTGAACGTCCCCAATCCTCAACAGTGCACAAAACATCTAGCAGCACATACTGCTGAAGAACAATCTGGTATGTGGACAGCCCTGTTTTGGATGGTGGTCATGTGCACATGTGAGGTTAACTTGCTTTGGTTTTGCAGATTCTCTGGACTCTAGTTCAGCTGCTTCTCAGGAGTCTGTCCAGAGGGCTGAGGTCAATAAAGCAGAAACAAGTGATGGAAGAACAGCACAGGTTTGagtgtttttagtatttttttttttgtttgtttgttttaattctttgCCAGTGTGTATGTACACCCATTTTAAGAGACTGTGAACAATGACAGTCAGCACTAgaaatattaattttaaacaaGGACTACAGAATGATCAAAAAACCCCtcagtgttttactattgatTATAAAATGAGTTGATGATTTAATTTCTGATTGCAGTGTgctccaaatcttttttttcttggttttaagcATGAGCAGTAGCTACTTTTATATACAGGAAAATGAGTTTTTGCcctatttcttaaaaaaaaaaaacacacctaatGAGCTCATTACATGGTTAACAAAAACCCACCATTCCACTAAATTTCTGTTCTTGTGGAGCTGTTAACATCCTGATAAGACTTTTTAAGTTGTTTGCTACGGCAGATGTTCCTGTGTGAGCACAGCCTCCCTCTTTCATTTCTGCAAACACGCTCTTGAAAAACTAAACTCTATCCATATTAACATGTATCCAAACCCTGATACCCTCTTTCATAATGTTTAAACGTAGGCATATTTCTCCCTCTGACCAGAAAAGCAGGCTTTCCTTTGGTGCTTTAATCATCTCTAGTCCAGCTGACCATAGACAAGGGACGCGTTTCTCAACCTGCAGTGAAATTTGCAAATGAGACGTGCGTTTCCAAAGAACCCTTATAAAACTGGAAGTATATGTACACATCCCATATGTTTTAATCGGAAAATGCTCCATTCAGGAAAAAGGCCTAATTAAGGTTAACCAAAtggaatatgctgtttacatgatacATTTCAAATTCAGCTTATTGTCAGTAGGGACAATAGTGCAATAtttgtgtgaatgcaaacatGTTCTTTGTGTGACATTTGTGAACCTAGAAGGCCTCTGTTTGTTTGCAGGAGTCTCCTTCCACTGACTCCATTGAGAAACTGGGAGCGGCTGCTGCTGTTGCCTCTAGTCCatggaaaatggaggaaaaacaaGCTTTTCTCCGGAGCAAAGACATCACCTGTGGGATCTGCATGGACAAGGTTTTTGAAAAGCCAAATGAGAGGGACCATGTTTTTGGGATTTTGCCAAACTGCAATCACTCCTTCTGTTTACAATGCATCATTACCTGGAGAAAGACAAAGGACTTTGGGCAGGATGTGGTGAAGTATGGTCTTTAGATTTGAATACATTTACCCACCATTGACGATGCACAATAAATAATTTGACAGGAGTATTTATTGTGTGTATTCCTCAGGAGCTGCCCACAGTGCAGAGTGAAGTCTACATTTTACATGCCAAACAACTACTGGGTTgaaggagaagaaaaggaaaaattaATTGTTGCCTTCAGAGAGAGATGCAGGTATGGTGAAAAAAATCGCCAGAAATAAATGTAAAGTAACTAATAATCTTGTGTCCCCTCAtacagatgtttttttaattGGCTGAATTCTGTTAAGATTCTGTTGTCGTAATAACCAGGATTTCAAGCTTTTCCTCTTACTGGACATGCTAACATGAACTCTGAGTTAaaattaaataatgtaaaaaaaaaaaaatgtgaaaagtatAATATGTGCTttattcaaaatattttttttaaaccacatgAAAATATGAACTTAGTCACAATGCTTTAAATGTTTCTCATCAGGTTGTCTGGAGGCTTCAGCAAGTTGCGTTTCAGGCCCAAAGACCCATTTCTGTTTTTCAAGTTCTTGTTGAATTTGTGCGTAAGATAATGGATTTCAATAGCACAACAGCAAACAATTTTAAATTAATACTTCTATtagtatgggtgcttctatgaaactgggttcattgtGGTGCCTggcactttgtcagctttttTAGACCAATAATaatgagaaatttagacatatttccttccaggatgtacctaatgataacctcagatgaatgcaaaaaaattatattgttgctctgagccatcccaaaatgaatgaattttaaataaaatattgggaccaaaaataggaccaacattaggacatgaaaagcgacctaggtgtcagtgcatttgatctggaaaacatggcttgaaatggtcttgtatacagctataaataaagacactgttaaatttggtgattctagtggtttttctaatccagacatgcaggtttttcatgaatcttcagcctcattccaggtttcgtgaaacccatcgtgtccactggcgttacatgcataacctgcccatttaaacgcatataaattgcgTGTGATTTTGCGACAGTGGTCATTTTTTTGtggaacactctgccttgcacaaTTAGttccattcccaaaatgtacctgagaaaTTAAAAAGATATTCACAAatatagtagcgtgtaattttcgtgtcctttttacagttgcatgcagtttttttttgtataaaaatgtgttttatctgaaaaatagtttctctttttatctcagtaaatatttatttttaaaatggacccaaagtccttccagacttgcttcataacattagtctacatctggtttgaatttttagcccctctgtcctgtttttgggGACCAGTTCTGTAGAAACGCCCATTAGTAGCAGTCAATGTCATATTAGACCAAACAGGACACTGTGGTACATGGTATGTTGATCAAGCGGCACagtttttatttgcatatttgatTACAATCTGACCAAATTTTCACCAGTTACATTTTCATTTCAGAGACTGGAGTTGATGCACTTCTGTAGATTTTGAAgttaaatatgactttttatagTTTCAAATTGCCACTCAAATCCACACTTGAAATAATTAATTTGGTATTTGTTTTTAGACTGTTTAGGCCTTTTAAGGACTAGCAGAAACCCTTCTTGTATCTAAATTTGGTAAATTGATATGATCAAGATTTAAAATGCAGCTTTACATGCAAAACCTGCATAATGACTGAGGAACACACAATCAATAACCACTAACAGTAGACGAAGTATGTGGGGAAGAAAGCAGATGTTAATGGAATTCagttaaataaatcaataagttAGTAACCTGAATTTATTAAGTTGTCCCATTCAAACATTGTTTCTTGTAATTCTAGGAAGAAAAAGTGTGACTATTACATGCAATATGGCTGCTGTCCCTTCAAGGAGGAGTGCCTTTATCGACATGACCCAACTTCAAGATGCAGGTTATTTGCGGTAAATTTCTTATTCAGTATGTTCTTGTCTCATTGTTGGATGCATGGGATAATATTTGTCgatgtttttaaaaattgtctTACCTGTTCTTTCTCACCAGTATCCTGAGGAGGACTATGATGGTCTAGATCTACTTAACCTTGTCATAGCCCTTTTTGATAACGATGATGACTCCGACTTCCCCTTCTATCTATTCAGGGATTGTGAACTCTAAGaatctttttcacttttttttgtcagtgccTGAAACCACTGAATGGGGCTTTAATTCTACCCATTTGCCTCAGGACCATGTGCCTGTGTTTTGACTCTTTTTCTGTCCTCATTAGAATAGTAACTATTACTTTTAAGTAGCTGTACTCAGTATCAGGGTAACAGTATCAACCATGGACCAAATGGGTTTTTAGTTCAGTCTGACTGCTGCTGTTCATTTTACTGACAGACCTTCCTTCAGAGTGTCTGATGTGTAAAATTCTCTTACAGTCTGGAATAAGAATATCCATACACACAGCTCCCTCTGCTCATAGTTTGTCACTCTTGATCTAAATGTTAGCAACCCAGAGAAGGAAAATGTGACCTTCAGTCACTAATGGATTTTGTAATTgaagtgtttgggtttttttttacagttcccTGGCCTTACTATTTCATAGATGTCGCACACTGTGTAATTTTCCGTAGCCTACTTTGCTCTGACCTCTGTGGTATTTTGcaccatttttgatattttaaaagTAGTACTGTGCGGATGCTATTTTAATTGTCTAAAGATGAAAAGTGTACTGTACCTTCATCTTGCTAATATCTACTCCTGAAAATACTTGCAAGTGACTCCTTTTTTGTCAAGAAGAACATAAACGGGTAGaggttttatttcttttaaaCAACTTGTACTTGTACACagaaaataaaactttacttCACATTTTGTCTCACTGAAAAAACAACTTGTCATGCTCCTCATTGACACTTGGCTCCAGTCTAGTGTCAGTACCACTTTTGAACACTAGGTGGAGGTGTGTAACAACTGGTGCATAATCCACGAAGAAGAAATGTAAACACAAATGGCGGGTTGTGTGGATGGAAAGTAGAAAAAGACTAAGGAGTAGGTTTTCGACAGTACATCCGCGGTTAGGTGTtgtatgtaggtgtgtgcgtTGTTTTCTTAACAGCGGCATGTTTGGGAGTCGGTTTGACGGCCAGTGTGTGCTGCTGGTCCGGTCTCTGCTGTCCGGTGTTCACAGAGCGCTGGATGTCTTCCACAAACAGCAGCGTGTTAGCTCCGAACCAACTCTGTGTAATTTAATAGAAACACTATGTCAAGAGGAAATAACCTGCCCTGTGTCCGAGGCACAGCTTCTGACTGTGTGAGTAGAAACCCGCTTAAGTTTCACTGAACAGCTAACACTAACCCTTGTTGTggcgaattctactccctgccgaaaactgctccccctaaatcagccatgaagaggacaatgtgcaccaaatgcaccctgtcacaactttttctcctttctgactgtagggtatgaaattaactgaattattcaacctcttaacgccatcatagctgtgtagcaattaagtaatgaataatattctaagatattgcagttatgttttttttatctggttaatattaaccctttcatccatgaattatgagaaccttagtcaagatttattatcatttttttttggagtgtttttatacctccttaggcataaaaaaaattgcgatcgagttttttttttttttcatgaagttacaaaaatgtccatgcatttaattttttaagtaaagaaatatgtatttaaaacccaatatcagaaagtaaaatgaaaacaatgacataaaaacatttttgaggctgctaatttgatgttttcttacattttaccatactccaaTGCTAGGTATTACCTCATAATATGCAGAAAACAACTCTTTGTTTAACAAATAACAGATTTACACGTAAACATGttacagcagatcaggtttatcgagaacagcaaagttatagtaatggtatgaattgcagtgtattatgggatgttgcataagtgtccactgtgttggctcatatggaactaaaacaaaaaaaccaacaagagaacagctggagaagaactgtccactggagtgaccacaatgcatgaaagggttaaagaatgcgcaaactgtaaggtatataaaactgtctaaagttaaatcttcgatacacaacacataaaatatataacaataaaaacagatatcgtggctggggatgcagttttcggcagggagcagaattcggcaccacATATTGCCGAAAAGTGCATCCCCCCAGTACAATAAACTTAAGAAGCTACAGGAGTGGAATGTACGACGGCGTATTAAGGCCAcataagaaatgagaaaaaaaaacgcttgtcactacgagaataaagtagtTATATAACGAGACTGAAGTTATAATATcatgagaagttgtacctactcatcggtgtagaactgtgaacatttagtgcagttctcctttcatttgggggttAGATACAAAgaccaaatactgagtctgtcctccatcaacacattaaccctttcatgcatgaattatgagaaccttaatcaagatttttttcctgagtttttattcatctttaggcatggaaaaaaaaatttgatagattttttatgaacctatatttcatggagttacaaaaatatccactcagctggacaccatgcatttcattttagaagcaaagaaacatgtatttactgatatacagtgggaaaactatgaaataaaaacacttttaatgctggtaatctgacgttttctcacattttaacatacctgcatggagataatatgcaaaaaaacaaaaaaaaacaaaaaaaaaacgttttgtttaaaaaaaaaaaaacaacaacaaaaaaacagaaaaaactgttaattacagtcattgccatttttttttacactcaaacatgttagtgcagatcagctttatctagaacagcaaagttacagtaatggtattaatttcagtgtatgggatgatgtataagcgtccactgtgttggctgatatgaaactacaacaacaaaatccatgaatatacaagagaacagctggagaagaactgtccactggagtgaccactatgcatgaaagggttaaagggcacATTAaagagagtttgcacacatttgggtttgttgtaagacccaaactgatttgtagcaaatttcctcttttgtggaggagaaactgatgaagtgttcagctgtaggactatcagtggaaacaccagagaggTAAACACAGAGGctttgtgtttctgaacaaactgaggATTCTACTgggagtttaggagtccaacagaagggaaaggagCTGCCTCACTTGtagccttcgctgtaaaaccagaaactctgtcgaattttcaaaatattacgaatttaatctcataaaagtacgactttattctcgttaaataatgagttgtctttttaaactacgactttattctcattaaataacgactttgttctcgttaaataacggctttattctcgtagtgacaggcgttttgtttctttttttcttctgtggccTTAATACGCTGTCGTAGAAGTGACTtgagcagctcacatttggagtgATTCTGGTGTGACAAGGTGAATTTGGTGCattttgtcctcttcatggctgatttaggaagggggcgctgttttcagcagggagtagaatGGTCATGTTACGTGCCTGAATTAAGTTTCTTTATTCATCTTTTATAGCGTATACCTGTTCTTTCCATTTGCTTGCCAACCGTTGAGAAGCTCAAGTACTGACCCATGGCTttagtaatactactactactaatgatgaATTATTTGTTAGAAATATACACAGTTACTGTATCTAATGATAACTGCTCCCTTCCAAAGCCCCACTACAACACTAATCCCTCTGGAAGTTcaacaacattaacccataaagacccaaacagccactggcaactaaaTCATCTAtagatctaaactatttaatacctgttgatccattaatcctatcaatgcatggaaataactggtgtaaaatacaatttgtcatcttttcatggtcattagatatgacccatttggacgtagataaaggaaataccatcatcttctacaacattgattcaccagtaaaacccatggagtttgataaatgacagtggatggagacgcttagttttattttcagttaatgatatattttgctgaaaaggtcacttagttttctctgtttttgatacaatagcctttgaatttactctgagctttaatgaagatctactggatcagtggatcaaatataggaatatacatgatttacaatgaaagatgcaaaatacagatgataatatcgcaataaatggtgataaatcatttaaaggagtgacctttaactccacaggttcatcttcaaccctgtttctgagtaatgacaccaaaaaggtagttttgagcgctggccttttaaatgcaaatgaaccacttcaagccccacccccctccaggctgttgactgtgctagtccaaccaacaactgaacattttaggtaatcagctcgaagtttggacatattttcagtatggactacaactgctgttgCTGATAAactattatgtcgtactcggagaaatgttcgctgGAAGTCAtgaccttttatgtgcaaatgtcgtgacctaactagttatagacataataaattaagcaggaattaaaacgggttgtagaaatccaatcgatttttgccaaaatgaatataaagatagctttgcagcacctggagggttcagattcaagcttttgaaactattagggtccaaatacacaaataaatgtaccaaagactaataaaagttggtttagcaaaatatgacccctttaaaagttagatgaaaagaaaaattcatttgggaactgcaacaaaagtagcactgggtctttatgggttaattccacCTGTGTTTGACATGGGGAAGATGTCCTGGAGAAGACAACTGTAATGTTTTCCCGATGTTTTAAGTGGAGTAAAGATAATGTTTTGGTCATAATCTTCAAGTAACAGGTTTAACCTTGTTCTGTCGatgtaaacaatataaaaaaaatgcttAGATTCATTCTTtcttcaacctttatttaactaggaagAGACCCACTGAGATCGTGATCTCTTTTACCTGATCGACCTAAAGGGGACAATATACCATATTAGCGCAATAGTTGGTGTTTTTTCTGGTAGTTGGCCACAGGAAGTAATATGATACTCTTGAATTTGCAATCAGAATTGTGTTGACCAACATTACATTAATCAGCACGTttgttgtgtgtttctttgggCTAATTTCTAAGTATTGGAATGTCATTCAAtttcttaaattaaaaaaaaacctaaattgtCATTACCTAAGTCCCCCACAAAGCTCGGAAACGCTCCGTCTTGTGTTTTAAACTTATGAGACATCTCATAAAAAACATCAGCTATGCACTAGTAATGTCTATAAGTGTTAATTTAAGACTCTTGATTTTACTTGTATAGACCTATGCCTTACACAAATTTTTCCTGGTTTCTCCAGCAAACCCTTGGTCTGCCTGTTCCCAGCATTATTCAAACAAAACCTgctgtccttcattcatctggTCCACTCTTTTCTTCCTCGGGCCACAGTCTTCCATCTGCTTGACTGTCTCAGTCATGACTCCCCTCCAAACCCCTGGGTCGCAGCTCTGGTTAGACAGCTGGGAAGAACCCTGTGCCCCCACAGTGGGGACCCTCTTTACAGTCCACTGTGCAGTCAGAGACTCCTGGACCTGTCACAGCGTCTAGGTGGCTCTGGTGAGGTCGGAGGGTGGGCCAGCTGCCTCAATGGTCAAACGGTGTCATCATCTGCTTCTCAAAGTGCATCGGGTTTATCAGAGCTGGGGAcacaaaggaaaagaaagagcACCTTTATTGCTCTGGAATCAGACAGTGAGGAGGCTGGACAGCAGAGTAAGCGGATGAAAATGGATCTGTGTGGCAACGAGGGTCTAGATGCAGGAGATCAGGGTCAGACTGAGGACACAACAGGAATATTAGAGGGTGCTTCCATTGGAGTATCAGCTGAAGCTCTGCAGCCATCACCAGATACACCATGTGATTCCCTGCCTGAACATATAAAAGTAAGAAACACAAGCAGGCGAAATCACATTTTGAGATGA
Coding sequences:
- the mkrn4 gene encoding makorin, ring finger protein, 4 isoform X2 → MDPYASSRVGRVCRYFLNGNCKFGLRCKYLHESSVLPSVQICQYFQKGTCWYGVHCKYLHVVQREGAAAASAAVGRRSSVPSVSSPSVASAVPDRRGSEPALPQAEATSTQQCNRGVRVNVPNPQQCTKHLAAHTAEEQSDSLDSSSAASQESVQRAEVNKAETSDGRTAQESPSTDSIEKLGAAAAVASSPWKMEEKQAFLRSKDITCGICMDKVFEKPNERDHVFGILPNCNHSFCLQCIITWRKTKDFGQDVVKSCPQCRVKSTFYMPNNYWVEGEEKEKLIVAFRERCRKKKCDYYMQYGCCPFKEECLYRHDPTSRCSILRRTMMV
- the fance gene encoding Fanconi anemia group E protein isoform X2, with the protein product MESRKRLRSRFSTVHPRLGVVCRCVRCFLNSGMFGSRFDGQCVLLVRSLLSGVHRALDVFHKQQRVSSEPTLCNLIETLCQEEITCPVSEAQLLTVKPLVCLFPALFKQNLLSFIHLVHSFLPRATVFHLLDCLSHDSPPNPWVAALVRQLGRTLCPHSGDPLYSPLCSQRLLDLSQRLGGSGEVGGWASCLNGQTVSSSASQSASGLSELGTQRKRKSTFIALESDSEEAGQQSKRMKMDLCGNEGLDAGDQGQTEDTTGILEGASIGVSAEALQPSPDTPCDSLPEHIKVSVLQIKELLENQAEWDLGSTDVFKVLNDCDPPQVEVLCRMLSLPDLPEQTLPKLCSSVLALSPDLSYSTAATLLKSLLLEKVLSLSEPASRCLLSAVTSLCSSYPRPMCHAVIGAVLEDKNTGNPQADLLNRLIENCLDPHYRLVMLQMTFEIQWNEAVLSIIHSLLDSKPDLHEELFAQFTKQLVNQAPQFTKSVKFAKMMLTVLTKYSNHVTAAHRNALSSCLMLNETFLKKPLQAALKRITHT
- the fance gene encoding Fanconi anemia group E protein isoform X1, which codes for MESRKRLRSRFSTVHPRLGVVCRCVRCFLNSGMFGSRFDGQCVLLVRSLLSGVHRALDVFHKQQRVSSEPTLCNLIETLCQEEITCPVSEAQLLTVKPLVCLFPALFKQNLLSFIHLVHSFLPRATVFHLLDCLSHDSPPNPWVAALVRQLGRTLCPHSGDPLYSPLCSQRLLDLSQRLGGSGEVGGWASCLNGQTVSSSASQSASGLSELGTQRKRKSTFIALESDSEEAGQQSKRMKMDLCGNEGLDAGDQGQTEDTTGILEGASIGVSAEALQPSPDTPCDSLPEHIKVSVLQIKELLENQAEWDLGSTDVFKVLNDCDPPQVEVLCRMLSLPDLPEQTLPKLCSSVLALSPDLSYSTAATLLKSLLLEKVLSLSEPASRCLLSAVTSLCSSYPRPMCHAVIGAVLEDKNIGNPQADLLNRLIENCLDPHYRLVMLQMTFEIQWNEAVLSIIHSLLDSKPDLHEELFAQFTKQLVNQAPQFTKSVKFAKMMLTVLTKYSNHVTAAHRNALSSCLMLNETFLKKPLQAALKRITHT
- the mkrn4 gene encoding makorin, ring finger protein, 4 isoform X1, whose translation is MDPYASSRVGRVCRYFLNGNCKFGLRCKYLHESSVLPSVQICQYFQKGTCWYGVHCKYLHVVQREGAAAASAAVGRRSSVPSVSSPSVASAVPDRRGSEPALPQAEATSTQQCNRGVRVNVPNPQQCTKHLAAHTAEEQSDSLDSSSAASQESVQRAEVNKAETSDGRTAQESPSTDSIEKLGAAAAVASSPWKMEEKQAFLRSKDITCGICMDKVFEKPNERDHVFGILPNCNHSFCLQCIITWRKTKDFGQDVVKSCPQCRVKSTFYMPNNYWVEGEEKEKLIVAFRERCRKKKCDYYMQYGCCPFKEECLYRHDPTSRCRLFAYPEEDYDGLDLLNLVIALFDNDDDSDFPFYLFRDCEL